The Thermus brockianus genome window below encodes:
- a CDS encoding ABC transporter ATP-binding protein, translating into MLRAENLTKRYQQGEKEVVGLQGFTYAFPPGATAVVGPSGSGKTTLLNLLAGLDLPTEGGVYLGETPLHRLSEDERAGMRLKHMGFVFQQWNLIPTLTAWENVAFPLLLAGWPPARRRARALELLEKVGLGERSHHLPSRLSGGEQQRVALARALALDPPILFADEPTGNLDAEAKEEVAALLFQAGQARTLILVTHDLELAARAERILHLKGGRLWREEVPEKAP; encoded by the coding sequence ATGCTGAGGGCCGAGAACCTGACCAAGCGCTACCAGCAAGGGGAGAAGGAGGTGGTGGGCCTCCAGGGTTTCACCTACGCCTTTCCCCCTGGGGCCACGGCGGTGGTGGGGCCCTCGGGAAGCGGCAAGACCACCCTTTTAAACCTCCTCGCCGGGCTGGACCTGCCCACGGAGGGCGGGGTCTACCTGGGGGAAACCCCCCTCCACCGCCTCTCCGAGGACGAGCGGGCGGGCATGCGCCTCAAGCACATGGGTTTCGTCTTCCAGCAGTGGAACCTCATCCCCACCCTCACCGCCTGGGAAAACGTGGCCTTTCCCCTCCTCCTGGCAGGCTGGCCCCCCGCAAGGAGGCGGGCCCGGGCCCTGGAGCTTCTGGAGAAGGTGGGGCTTGGGGAGCGGTCCCACCACCTGCCAAGCCGCCTCTCCGGGGGGGAGCAGCAGAGGGTGGCCCTGGCCCGGGCCCTGGCCCTGGACCCCCCCATCCTCTTCGCCGACGAGCCCACGGGCAACCTGGACGCCGAGGCCAAGGAGGAGGTGGCAGCCCTCCTCTTCCAGGCGGGGCAGGCCCGCACCCTAATCCTGGTGACCCACGACCTGGAGCTCGCCGCCCGGGCAGAGCGGATCCTCCACCTGAAGGGGGGCAGGCTTTGGCGGGAAGAGGTACCCGAGAAGGCGCCCTAG
- a CDS encoding ABC transporter permease produces the protein MEVFHLVLRNLLSRPVRSLLTLLGVLIATASMVLFLSFGEGLRRSLFQELSRVGPAIQVVPEGAEGLSFSTYPEITPAQVQALERAAKALGAEVVPTLFLVRGGFDPQTSFFFQGLPQGVGPDRLYPGLKAKEGRLTPSEGGAVVGAKLAKRAGLSLGSPLRLSPKVTLRVEGILEESGGLADNLIFAPLAALQAVLGTENVGALLVALRPGQRAEEVARALERAVPGLKAQTTGEVMRFAERALRISDLVRFGISLVALVVGGLLVANTVMMSVYERTREFGVMRALGAKRGFIFRLVVLEALLLALLGGIGGLALGGMVSQAINLYTLSEVGLALSAVTPRLSLFALLVALGLGLLAGLLPAHHASRIPVVEALGRV, from the coding sequence ATGGAAGTCTTTCACCTGGTCCTGCGCAACCTCCTCTCCCGCCCCGTGCGGAGCCTCCTCACCTTGCTTGGGGTCCTCATCGCCACCGCCAGCATGGTCCTCTTCCTCTCCTTTGGCGAAGGCTTAAGGCGCTCTCTTTTCCAAGAGCTTTCCCGGGTAGGCCCCGCCATCCAGGTGGTGCCGGAAGGGGCCGAGGGCCTTAGCTTTAGCACCTACCCGGAAATCACCCCCGCCCAGGTCCAAGCCCTGGAAAGGGCGGCCAAGGCCCTAGGGGCGGAGGTGGTGCCCACCCTTTTCCTCGTCCGCGGAGGGTTTGACCCCCAGACGAGCTTCTTCTTCCAAGGCCTTCCCCAAGGGGTGGGCCCCGACCGCCTGTACCCGGGGCTAAAGGCCAAGGAGGGCCGGCTCACCCCCTCGGAAGGGGGGGCCGTGGTGGGGGCCAAGCTGGCCAAACGGGCCGGGCTTAGCCTGGGAAGCCCCTTGCGCCTCTCCCCCAAGGTGACGCTTAGGGTGGAGGGCATTCTGGAGGAGAGCGGAGGGCTAGCGGATAACCTCATCTTCGCCCCTCTCGCTGCCCTCCAGGCCGTCTTGGGCACGGAAAACGTGGGCGCCCTCCTCGTGGCCCTGCGCCCGGGGCAGAGGGCGGAGGAGGTAGCCCGGGCGCTGGAGCGGGCGGTGCCCGGCCTCAAAGCCCAGACCACGGGCGAGGTGATGCGCTTCGCCGAGCGGGCCCTCAGGATCAGCGACCTGGTGCGCTTTGGCATCAGCCTGGTGGCCCTGGTGGTGGGCGGCCTCCTGGTGGCCAACACGGTGATGATGTCCGTCTACGAGCGCACCCGGGAGTTTGGGGTCATGCGGGCCCTGGGGGCCAAACGGGGCTTTATCTTCCGTTTGGTGGTCCTGGAAGCCCTCCTCCTGGCCCTCCTAGGGGGCATAGGGGGGCTCGCCCTGGGGGGTATGGTTTCCCAGGCCATCAACCTCTACACCCTAAGCGAGGTGGGCCTCGCCCTTTCCGCCGTGACGCCCAGGCTCTCCCTCTTCGCCCTCCTGGTGGCCTTGGGCTTGGGGCTTTTGGCCGGGCTTCTGCCCGCCCACCACGCAAGCCGCATCCCCGTGGTGGAAGCCCTGGGGAGGGTGTGA
- a CDS encoding NIPSNAP family protein produces MVQMRRYRLKEGAKEAFQKVFLETIVPLRQALGFEILGAYWLSERDFLWFVAHENFAQAEEAYYSHPERQKVNPQAFLEEVETQFVERLL; encoded by the coding sequence ATGGTCCAGATGCGCCGCTACCGCCTAAAAGAGGGGGCCAAGGAAGCCTTCCAAAAGGTCTTTCTAGAGACCATCGTCCCCTTGCGCCAGGCCTTGGGCTTTGAAATCCTTGGGGCCTACTGGCTTTCCGAGCGGGACTTCCTCTGGTTTGTGGCCCACGAGAACTTTGCCCAAGCGGAGGAGGCCTACTACAGCCACCCCGAGAGGCAGAAGGTGAACCCCCAGGCCTTCCTGGAGGAAGTGGAAACCCAGTTCGTGGAACGCCTCCTGTAG
- a CDS encoding FAD-binding oxidoreductase yields the protein MDRLEALKRLLPGKVDTSPSERRRHGKDEGYPGEGEVLAVVYPEGVEDVQKALAWARETGVAVIPFGAGTSLEGALLPVGEAISLDLSRMNRVLEVRLEDFLAVVEPGLTRKALNEALKGTGLFFPVDPGADATLGGMAATNASGTTTVRYGGMRANVLALQVVLASGEVLELGRGVRKTSAGYDLKDLFIGSEGTLGVITRLTLRLHPLPEHVHTLRVFFPGVEEAAEASYRVMATGLPVARLELLDELALRALNRYLGAGFPERPALFVEFHSSTKEALEAESALALSLMEEAGALEVEAAKTEEERKKQWEARHQAYWALVHLFPGHRFMITDTAVPLSRLPEMVRFAQGLLEEMGLVGNILGHVGDGNFHTLVPVLPEDYGKAEAYAERLVHKALELGGTCTAEHGVGLRKRKYLPLEHGPALDWMRKLKALLDPQGLLNPGKVV from the coding sequence ATGGACAGGCTGGAAGCCCTAAAGCGCCTCCTGCCCGGCAAGGTGGACACCTCCCCCTCGGAGAGGCGGCGCCACGGCAAGGACGAGGGCTACCCGGGGGAAGGGGAGGTCCTGGCCGTGGTCTACCCGGAAGGGGTAGAGGACGTGCAAAAAGCCCTCGCCTGGGCCCGGGAAACGGGGGTGGCGGTCATCCCCTTCGGGGCGGGGACGAGCCTGGAAGGGGCGCTTCTCCCCGTGGGCGAGGCCATCAGCCTGGACCTGTCCCGGATGAACCGGGTCCTCGAGGTCCGGCTCGAGGACTTCCTGGCCGTGGTGGAGCCCGGCCTCACCCGCAAGGCCCTGAACGAGGCCCTCAAGGGCACGGGCCTCTTCTTCCCCGTGGACCCCGGGGCCGACGCCACCCTGGGGGGGATGGCCGCCACCAACGCCAGCGGCACCACCACGGTGCGCTACGGGGGGATGCGGGCCAACGTCCTGGCCCTCCAGGTGGTCCTGGCGAGCGGCGAGGTCCTGGAGCTCGGGCGGGGGGTGCGCAAGACGAGCGCCGGCTACGACCTAAAGGACCTCTTCATCGGCTCCGAGGGGACCTTGGGGGTCATCACCCGCCTGACCCTGCGCCTCCACCCCCTGCCCGAGCACGTGCACACCCTAAGGGTCTTCTTCCCCGGGGTGGAGGAGGCGGCGGAGGCCAGCTACCGGGTGATGGCCACGGGCCTCCCCGTGGCCCGGTTGGAGCTTTTGGACGAGCTCGCCTTAAGGGCGCTCAACCGGTACCTGGGGGCGGGCTTCCCCGAACGCCCGGCCCTCTTTGTGGAGTTCCACTCCTCCACCAAGGAGGCCCTCGAGGCGGAAAGCGCCCTGGCCCTAAGCCTCATGGAGGAGGCCGGGGCCCTGGAGGTGGAGGCCGCCAAGACGGAGGAGGAGCGGAAGAAGCAGTGGGAGGCCCGCCACCAGGCCTACTGGGCCCTGGTCCACCTCTTTCCCGGCCACCGCTTCATGATCACCGACACCGCCGTCCCCCTCTCCCGCCTTCCCGAGATGGTGCGCTTCGCCCAGGGGCTCCTGGAGGAAATGGGCCTTGTCGGGAACATCCTGGGCCATGTGGGGGACGGGAACTTCCACACTCTGGTCCCCGTGCTCCCCGAGGACTACGGCAAGGCGGAGGCCTATGCGGAAAGGCTGGTGCATAAAGCCCTGGAACTGGGGGGCACCTGCACCGCCGAGCACGGGGTGGGCCTGCGGAAGCGGAAGTACCTCCCCCTAGAGCACGGCCCCGCCCTGGACTGGATGCGAAAGCTCAAGGCCCTCTTGGACCCCCAGGGCCTCCTGAACCCGGGCAAGGTGGTTTAG
- a CDS encoding MFS transporter — MAGFAAFRLLWAGQALALVGREMTWFALTLFAYQKTGLATTLSLLGFFHFLPLILLSPLAGALVDRYPRKWAMLASDLAGGVATGALLLLALLGRLEVWHLYLASAFTGALSSLHWPALSAALSALLDKKDYARASGMMSLAESLAGVGAPVLAAALLKPLGLQGIFALDLLGTATAVATLLLVPIPNPKPQAQEKTSLLGEALFGFRFILQRPPLLGLQLMFFGVNFLTTLAATVMPAMVLAKTGLSESALALVRSASGLGGVAGGLFLSLWGGPKRRVHGVFLGMAFSSLALALMGAVEGPWAWAALAFLEAFFIPLLNGSNQAIWQAKVPLEVQGKVFAARRMIAWLATPLAMLLSGPLADRVFGPRWGQGEGIALMLLLFGGLGVFWGLSGYLFRAVREAETLLPDAKAD; from the coding sequence ATGGCGGGCTTCGCCGCCTTCCGCCTCCTCTGGGCGGGCCAGGCCCTGGCCTTGGTGGGCCGGGAGATGACCTGGTTCGCCCTCACCCTTTTCGCCTACCAGAAGACGGGCCTCGCCACCACGCTCTCCCTCTTGGGCTTCTTCCACTTCCTGCCCCTCATCCTCCTCTCCCCCCTGGCGGGGGCCCTGGTGGACCGGTATCCCCGGAAATGGGCCATGCTGGCCTCGGACCTGGCGGGGGGGGTGGCCACGGGGGCTCTCCTCCTCCTAGCCCTTCTGGGCCGCCTCGAGGTCTGGCACCTTTACCTGGCCTCCGCCTTCACCGGGGCCCTATCCAGCCTGCACTGGCCCGCCCTCTCCGCCGCCCTTTCCGCCCTGTTGGACAAGAAGGACTACGCCCGGGCCAGCGGCATGATGAGCCTGGCGGAGTCCCTGGCCGGGGTGGGGGCCCCGGTCCTGGCGGCGGCCCTCCTCAAGCCCCTGGGCCTCCAGGGCATCTTCGCCTTGGACCTTCTGGGCACCGCCACGGCGGTGGCCACCCTCCTCCTCGTGCCCATCCCCAACCCCAAACCCCAGGCCCAGGAAAAGACCTCCCTCCTGGGAGAGGCCCTCTTTGGCTTCCGCTTCATCCTGCAAAGGCCGCCCCTCCTCGGCCTCCAGCTCATGTTCTTCGGCGTCAACTTCCTCACCACCCTGGCGGCCACGGTAATGCCCGCCATGGTCCTGGCCAAAACGGGGCTTTCCGAGAGCGCCCTGGCCCTGGTGCGCTCCGCCTCGGGCCTGGGCGGGGTGGCGGGAGGGCTTTTCCTCTCCCTCTGGGGCGGCCCCAAGCGGCGCGTCCACGGGGTCTTCCTGGGCATGGCCTTCTCCAGCCTGGCCCTGGCCCTCATGGGGGCGGTGGAGGGGCCTTGGGCCTGGGCGGCCCTGGCCTTCCTGGAGGCGTTTTTTATCCCTCTCCTCAACGGCTCCAACCAGGCCATCTGGCAAGCCAAGGTGCCCCTTGAGGTCCAGGGCAAGGTCTTCGCCGCCCGGCGCATGATCGCCTGGTTGGCCACCCCCTTGGCCATGCTCCTTTCCGGGCCCCTGGCCGACCGGGTCTTCGGGCCCCGCTGGGGGCAGGGGGAGGGGATCGCCCTGATGCTCCTCCTCTTCGGAGGGCTTGGGGTCTTCTGGGGGCTTTCGGGCTACCTTTTCCGAGCGGTGCGGGAGGCGGAAACCCTCCTCCCCGACGCCAAGGCGGACTAA
- a CDS encoding CDGSH iron-sulfur domain-containing protein: MRLEFLENGPIRLEGARFRIRLGEKEEVLEKPRIFLCRCGGSANKPFCDGTHKRIGFQAEGGVLEVEGD, from the coding sequence ATGCGGCTGGAGTTTCTGGAAAACGGGCCCATCCGCCTCGAGGGGGCCCGCTTCCGGATACGCCTGGGGGAGAAGGAAGAGGTTTTGGAAAAGCCCCGGATCTTCCTCTGCCGCTGCGGGGGCTCGGCCAACAAGCCCTTCTGCGACGGCACCCACAAGCGGATCGGCTTCCAGGCGGAAGGCGGGGTCCTGGAGGTGGAAGGGGACTGA
- the hemQ gene encoding hydrogen peroxide-dependent heme synthase — translation MEGHVPEPTFTLEGWHVLHDFRHLDFGAWLGAPQEERLAAWEELKAILAEWRAVEAEGKGSYGVYQVVTAKADLLFLNLRESLDALLAVEERLNKSRFARYLRPAYGFYSVVELGSQTGPLDPEAPYVKPRLTPRVPKGGYVCFYPMNKRRQGQDNWYMLPARERASLMKAHGETGRKYQGKVMQVISGAQGLDDWEWGVDLFSEDPIQFKKIVYEMRFDEVSARFGEFGPFYVGRYLPEEALARYLEVG, via the coding sequence ATGGAAGGCCACGTACCCGAGCCCACCTTTACCCTCGAGGGCTGGCACGTCCTGCACGATTTCCGCCACCTGGACTTTGGGGCCTGGCTGGGCGCACCCCAGGAGGAGCGGCTCGCCGCCTGGGAGGAGCTAAAGGCCATCCTCGCCGAGTGGAGGGCGGTGGAGGCCGAGGGGAAGGGCAGTTACGGCGTCTACCAGGTGGTGACCGCCAAGGCGGACCTCCTTTTCCTAAACCTAAGGGAGAGCCTGGACGCCCTTTTGGCCGTGGAGGAACGCTTAAACAAAAGCCGCTTTGCCCGCTACCTCCGCCCCGCCTACGGCTTTTACTCCGTGGTGGAGCTGGGGAGCCAGACCGGCCCCCTGGACCCCGAGGCCCCCTACGTCAAGCCCCGCCTCACCCCTAGGGTGCCCAAGGGGGGCTACGTCTGCTTCTACCCCATGAACAAGCGCCGCCAGGGGCAGGACAACTGGTACATGCTCCCCGCCCGGGAAAGGGCTTCCCTCATGAAGGCCCACGGGGAGACGGGGAGGAAGTACCAGGGGAAGGTGATGCAGGTGATCAGCGGGGCCCAGGGCTTGGACGACTGGGAGTGGGGCGTGGACCTCTTCAGCGAGGACCCCATCCAGTTCAAGAAGATCGTCTACGAGATGCGCTTTGACGAGGTTTCCGCCCGCTTTGGCGAGTTCGGGCCCTTCTACGTGGGCAGGTACCTCCCGGAGGAGGCCCTCGCCCGCTACCTGGAGGTGGGCTAG
- a CDS encoding chlorite dismutase family protein, whose translation MVWGFALFRLLPEFRRLEAEHQEHLKEEFAALLARWQEREGFLAVYSLVGLAAEADLLLWQGAESPKALQAFRREANRTRFLGYLEPTGLYLDRGEGLPQGEALALFPYGLEAALPEGLRVLRGENLLALEGPLEALLSLVLREGGYLGVRRTPREALDEL comes from the coding sequence ATGGTATGGGGCTTCGCCCTCTTCCGCCTCCTCCCCGAGTTCCGCCGCCTGGAGGCGGAGCACCAGGAGCACCTCAAGGAGGAGTTCGCCGCCCTGCTCGCCCGCTGGCAGGAGCGGGAGGGGTTTTTGGCCGTGTATAGCCTGGTAGGGCTGGCGGCGGAGGCGGACCTCCTCCTCTGGCAGGGGGCGGAAAGCCCCAAGGCCCTCCAGGCCTTCCGCCGCGAGGCCAACCGCACCCGCTTCCTGGGCTATTTGGAGCCCACGGGGCTCTACCTGGACCGGGGGGAAGGGCTGCCCCAAGGGGAGGCCTTGGCCCTCTTTCCCTATGGCCTCGAGGCCGCCCTTCCCGAGGGGCTTCGGGTTTTGCGGGGAGAGAACCTCCTGGCCCTGGAAGGCCCCTTGGAAGCCCTTTTGTCCTTGGTTTTGAGGGAAGGGGGGTACCTGGGCGTGCGCCGTACCCCCAGGGAGGCCTTGGACGAGCTATAG
- a CDS encoding PepSY-associated TM helix domain-containing protein, producing MTTAGRPRSGANPLRARLYAWARTLHLYLSLLAFLSILFFAVTGLTLNHPEWFGEGRVQKASGTLPHAPYLQGEGVDWLLLAEDLRALGLRGRVADHGESGGMAWLSFRAPGYGADAQVDLKTGAYTLSVTEAGLVAALNDLHKGRDTPGAWRWVLDLSALFLALVSLTGLLLSLFFRKTRKAALLTLLLGLLLFGGLALWAAL from the coding sequence TTGACTACGGCCGGAAGGCCTAGAAGCGGGGCGAACCCCTTACGGGCCCGGCTTTACGCCTGGGCCCGGACCCTCCACCTCTACCTTTCCCTCCTGGCCTTCCTCTCCATCCTCTTCTTCGCCGTGACCGGCCTCACCCTGAACCACCCCGAGTGGTTCGGGGAAGGGCGGGTGCAAAAGGCTTCCGGCACCCTCCCCCACGCCCCCTACCTCCAAGGGGAAGGCGTGGACTGGCTCCTTTTGGCCGAGGACCTGAGGGCCTTGGGGCTTAGGGGGCGGGTGGCGGACCACGGGGAAAGCGGGGGGATGGCCTGGCTTTCCTTCCGGGCCCCCGGCTACGGGGCCGATGCCCAGGTGGACCTGAAGACCGGCGCCTACACCCTAAGCGTCACGGAAGCCGGCCTGGTGGCGGCTCTAAACGACCTCCACAAGGGGCGGGACACCCCGGGGGCCTGGCGGTGGGTCCTGGACCTTTCCGCCCTCTTCCTGGCCCTGGTGAGCCTGACCGGCCTTCTCCTGAGCCTTTTCTTCCGCAAGACCCGGAAGGCGGCCCTCCTCACCCTCCTTTTGGGCCTCCTCCTCTTTGGGGGCCTGGCCCTTTGGGCGGCCCTATAG
- a CDS encoding DUF2271 domain-containing protein, with translation MLKRYYSRRSFFRRVLGGVLALGMVRAQGKPWPQGMELRVSFAYEGGGFRYRAPYVAVYVEDERGHLVRTLGLFLMPGKGERWWNELRRYFALGDPARMRTLSGPTRPPGRYTLAWDGKDEGGRTVAQGTYSICVEYAREHGPYELFREKVELADKPFQQTYPLNGELREVRLDYGRKA, from the coding sequence ATGCTCAAGCGCTACTATAGCCGGAGGAGCTTTTTCAGGCGGGTTTTGGGTGGGGTTTTGGCCTTAGGGATGGTCCGGGCCCAGGGGAAGCCCTGGCCTCAAGGGATGGAGCTTCGGGTGAGCTTCGCCTACGAGGGCGGGGGCTTCCGCTACCGCGCCCCCTACGTGGCGGTGTACGTGGAGGACGAGCGGGGCCACCTGGTGCGCACCCTGGGGCTTTTCCTGATGCCCGGCAAGGGGGAGAGGTGGTGGAACGAGCTTCGGCGCTACTTTGCCCTGGGCGACCCCGCCCGCATGCGCACCCTCTCCGGCCCCACCCGTCCCCCGGGGCGCTACACCCTGGCCTGGGACGGGAAGGACGAGGGGGGCCGCACCGTGGCCCAGGGAACCTACTCCATCTGCGTGGAGTACGCCCGGGAGCACGGGCCCTACGAGCTTTTCCGGGAGAAGGTGGAGCTCGCCGACAAGCCTTTCCAGCAAACCTACCCCCTCAACGGGGAACTGAGGGAGGTGCGCCTTGACTACGGCCGGAAGGCCTAG
- a CDS encoding FAD:protein FMN transferase, with protein MGRYGARWEGVLGSFLEVQLEAPWFLRERAFTAILREVRRLEGIFSRHRESELTLLVRQGGGRPSPEMREVLLLAHHLQEATGGAFHPAPRHGGEALRFLGEAVEVLAPLDLDGLAKGYIADKAAEAALKAGARAALVNLGGDLARRGRGEAVVLVEDPLGPDNAPPAFRLPLAQGGVATSGVRHKGAHLLDPRTGRPASGLQATVLAPSACLADGLAKALFVLGREAFPVLARFQARGVLLTGEGPVTGPEGGKDAQALL; from the coding sequence ATGGGCCGGTACGGGGCCAGGTGGGAAGGGGTCTTGGGAAGCTTCTTAGAGGTGCAACTGGAAGCCCCCTGGTTCCTTAGGGAAAGGGCCTTTACGGCCATCCTCAGGGAGGTGCGCCGCCTGGAAGGGATCTTCAGCCGCCACCGGGAAAGCGAACTCACCCTTTTGGTGCGCCAGGGCGGGGGCAGGCCCAGCCCCGAGATGCGGGAGGTCCTCCTCCTGGCCCACCATCTCCAAGAGGCCACAGGGGGCGCCTTCCACCCCGCCCCCCGCCACGGGGGCGAGGCCCTGCGCTTCCTGGGCGAGGCGGTGGAGGTCCTCGCCCCCTTAGACCTGGACGGCCTCGCCAAGGGCTACATCGCCGACAAGGCGGCGGAGGCGGCCCTGAAAGCGGGGGCCCGGGCGGCCTTGGTGAACCTGGGCGGGGACCTGGCCCGCCGGGGGAGAGGGGAAGCGGTGGTCCTGGTGGAAGACCCCTTAGGCCCCGACAACGCCCCGCCCGCTTTCCGCCTCCCCCTCGCCCAAGGCGGGGTGGCCACAAGCGGCGTGCGCCACAAGGGGGCCCACCTCCTGGACCCCCGCACGGGGAGGCCCGCCTCCGGGCTCCAGGCCACGGTCCTGGCCCCCTCCGCTTGCCTGGCGGACGGGCTTGCCAAGGCCCTTTTCGTCCTGGGACGGGAGGCTTTCCCGGTCCTCGCCCGCTTCCAGGCCCGAGGGGTGCTCCTCACCGGGGAAGGCCCCGTAACCGGCCCAGAGGGAGGGAAGGATGCTCAAGCGCTACTATAG
- a CDS encoding response regulator transcription factor, whose product MQVLLLEDEPHLGRAVAGALAAQGYGVRWARGLEEARGAFLELEPDLMVLDVRLPEDPDGGFRFAEEVREAGYKGPILFLTARDALGDRIQGLDLGGDDYLVKPFHLEELLARVRALLRRVSEVKESRVRLGGLEVDLAGRAVFWEGRRVDLSLKEFALLELFLLHPSRVFSPEEVAERVFGDGEKVGAVKVYVHYLRQKLYPGVVRTVPGGYRLGDEP is encoded by the coding sequence GTGCAGGTGCTCCTCTTGGAGGACGAGCCCCACCTGGGCCGGGCGGTGGCGGGGGCCTTGGCCGCCCAGGGGTATGGGGTGCGTTGGGCCAGGGGCCTCGAGGAGGCCCGGGGGGCCTTCTTGGAACTGGAGCCCGACCTCATGGTTCTGGACGTGCGCCTGCCCGAGGACCCCGATGGGGGCTTCCGCTTTGCGGAGGAGGTGCGGGAGGCGGGCTACAAGGGGCCCATTCTCTTCCTCACCGCCCGGGATGCCTTAGGGGACCGCATCCAGGGCCTGGATCTAGGGGGGGACGATTACCTGGTGAAGCCCTTCCACCTAGAGGAGCTCCTCGCCCGGGTGCGGGCCCTGTTGCGCCGGGTTTCCGAGGTGAAGGAAAGCCGGGTGCGCCTGGGGGGCTTGGAGGTGGACCTGGCGGGGCGGGCGGTCTTTTGGGAGGGCAGGCGGGTGGACCTATCCCTGAAGGAGTTCGCCCTTTTGGAGCTTTTCCTCCTCCATCCGAGCCGGGTCTTCTCCCCGGAGGAGGTGGCGGAGAGGGTGTTTGGGGATGGGGAAAAGGTGGGGGCGGTAAAGGTCTACGTGCACTACCTGCGGCAGAAGCTCTACCCTGGGGTGGTGCGCACCGTGCCCGGGGGGTACCGGCTTGGGGATGAGCCTTAG
- a CDS encoding sensor histidine kinase, whose protein sequence is MSLRTRLALFFALAIGLALLFQGALSYLAFKRLVEADLDQSLLFYVQALAEGRRPPRGEFAFRLVQGEARQASANFPDLPELPPGAYWREGWRVLVLEVPGGTLAVARYDPGAAFALSRFRLALFGVGGLLTLLFALLAGGLAGAALRPLARLTGVARRVADSQDLSLRVVPEGGGELKALAEAFNHMLERLEAFLDRERRFTRDAAHELRTPVAAALAQVEAAEKGYLSQEEVLPAVKEELLRMKRLVEALLILAREGRVERVGLDLAALAREEAEAFGVPYEGPESLPYRGNPLLLAQALRNLLQNALLHGEGKGVRVVLEVAGKEAFLGVVDQGPGMPEEALKEAGRPFFRASRAPGEGLGLSVAQKVAEAHGGRLELLPNTPSGLRARLVLSLTAD, encoded by the coding sequence ATGAGCCTTAGGACCCGGCTTGCCCTCTTCTTCGCCCTGGCCATCGGGCTTGCCCTTCTCTTCCAGGGGGCCCTGAGCTACCTGGCCTTTAAGCGCCTGGTGGAGGCGGATTTGGACCAGTCCCTCCTCTTCTACGTCCAGGCCCTGGCGGAGGGCCGGCGGCCCCCAAGGGGGGAGTTCGCCTTCCGCCTGGTGCAAGGGGAAGCCCGGCAAGCGAGCGCCAACTTCCCCGATCTCCCCGAGCTTCCCCCAGGAGCCTACTGGCGGGAGGGTTGGCGGGTTCTGGTCCTGGAGGTCCCAGGGGGGACCCTCGCGGTGGCCCGCTACGACCCGGGGGCTGCCTTCGCCCTAAGCCGCTTCCGCCTGGCCCTTTTCGGGGTGGGGGGGCTCCTTACCCTCCTTTTCGCCCTGCTGGCGGGGGGCCTGGCGGGGGCTGCCCTGAGGCCCCTGGCCCGGCTCACGGGGGTGGCAAGGCGGGTGGCGGATTCCCAGGACCTCTCCCTGCGGGTGGTCCCCGAGGGCGGGGGGGAGCTTAAGGCTTTGGCCGAGGCCTTCAACCACATGCTGGAGCGCCTCGAGGCCTTCCTGGACCGGGAAAGGCGCTTCACCCGGGACGCCGCCCACGAGCTCAGGACCCCCGTGGCCGCCGCCCTCGCCCAGGTGGAGGCGGCGGAGAAGGGCTACCTTTCCCAAGAGGAGGTCCTCCCCGCGGTCAAGGAGGAGCTTCTCCGCATGAAGCGCCTGGTGGAGGCCCTGCTCATCCTCGCCCGGGAAGGGCGGGTAGAGCGGGTGGGGCTGGACCTGGCCGCTCTGGCGCGGGAAGAGGCGGAGGCCTTCGGCGTGCCCTACGAGGGGCCGGAAAGCCTGCCCTACCGGGGCAACCCCCTCCTCCTCGCCCAGGCCCTGAGGAACCTCTTGCAAAACGCCCTCCTCCACGGGGAGGGGAAGGGGGTGCGGGTGGTCTTGGAGGTGGCGGGGAAGGAGGCCTTCCTGGGGGTGGTGGACCAGGGCCCGGGGATGCCGGAGGAGGCCCTGAAGGAGGCAGGCCGCCCCTTTTTTAGGGCCTCGAGGGCCCCCGGGGAGGGCCTGGGCCTTTCCGTGGCCCAAAAGGTGGCGGAGGCCCACGGGGGGAGGCTGGAACTCCTTCCCAATACCCCTTCGGGCCTCCGGGCCCGGTTGGTCCTCTCCCTAACTGCGGACTAA